One window of the Klebsiella oxytoca genome contains the following:
- the purH gene encoding bifunctional phosphoribosylaminoimidazolecarboxamide formyltransferase/IMP cyclohydrolase: MQQRRPVRRALLSVSDKAGIVEFAQALSARGVELLSTGGTARLLADKGLPVTEVSDYTGFPEMMDGRVKTLHPKVHGGILGRRGQDDGIMEQHGIAPIDMVVVNLYPFAQTVAREGCSLEDAVENIDIGGPTMVRSAAKNHKDVAIVVKSSDYEAIIQEMDANEGSLTLDTRFDLAIKAFEHTAAYDSMIANYFGSMVPAYHGESKEAAGRFPRTLNLNFIKKQDMRYGENSHQQAAFYIEEEVKEASVATAQQVQGKALSYNNIADTDAALECVKEFSEPACVIVKHANPCGVAVSTSILDAYDRAYKTDPTSAFGGIIAFNRELDAETAQAIISRQFVEVIIAPSATQEALNITAAKQNVRVLTCGQWTQRVPGLDFKRVNGGLLVQDRDLGMVTEGELRVVSKRQPTEQELRDALFCWKVAKFVKSNAIVYAKENMTIGIGAGQMSRVYSAKIAGIKAGDEGLEVKGSAMASDAFFPFRDGIDAAAAVGVSCVIQPGGSIRDEEVIAAADEHGIAMIFTDMRHFRH; encoded by the coding sequence ATGCAACAACGTCGTCCAGTCCGCCGCGCTCTGCTCAGTGTTTCTGACAAGGCCGGTATCGTCGAATTCGCGCAGGCGCTTTCCGCTCGTGGTGTCGAGCTGCTGTCCACCGGCGGCACCGCTCGCCTGCTGGCAGATAAAGGCCTGCCGGTGACCGAAGTCTCTGACTACACCGGTTTCCCGGAAATGATGGATGGACGCGTGAAAACCCTGCATCCGAAGGTCCACGGCGGTATTCTTGGCCGTCGCGGCCAGGATGACGGCATTATGGAGCAACACGGGATCGCGCCTATTGATATGGTGGTTGTTAACCTGTATCCGTTTGCTCAAACCGTTGCTCGCGAGGGTTGTTCTCTGGAAGACGCGGTAGAAAACATTGATATCGGCGGCCCGACCATGGTGCGCTCTGCGGCAAAAAACCATAAAGACGTCGCTATCGTGGTGAAGAGCAGCGACTACGAGGCCATTATCCAGGAGATGGATGCCAACGAAGGCTCCCTGACGCTGGATACTCGTTTCGATCTCGCCATTAAAGCATTCGAACATACCGCCGCCTATGACAGCATGATTGCCAACTACTTTGGCAGCATGGTGCCGGCCTATCACGGCGAGAGTAAAGAAGCCGCTGGCCGTTTCCCGCGTACCCTGAACCTGAACTTCATTAAGAAGCAGGATATGCGCTACGGCGAAAACAGCCACCAGCAGGCCGCCTTCTATATAGAAGAAGAGGTTAAAGAAGCTTCTGTAGCGACCGCACAGCAGGTTCAGGGCAAAGCCCTCTCCTATAACAACATCGCCGATACCGACGCGGCGCTTGAGTGTGTGAAAGAGTTCAGCGAACCGGCCTGCGTTATCGTGAAGCATGCTAACCCGTGCGGCGTGGCGGTAAGCACTTCTATTCTTGATGCCTACGATCGCGCATATAAAACCGACCCGACCTCCGCGTTTGGCGGCATCATCGCGTTTAACCGCGAACTGGATGCCGAAACCGCGCAGGCCATCATCTCCCGTCAGTTTGTTGAAGTGATCATCGCACCGTCTGCCACACAAGAAGCGCTGAACATCACTGCCGCTAAGCAAAACGTTCGCGTCCTGACCTGCGGACAATGGACTCAGCGCGTGCCGGGTCTGGACTTCAAGCGCGTTAACGGCGGCCTGCTGGTTCAGGATCGCGATCTGGGTATGGTCACGGAAGGCGAACTGCGCGTGGTTTCCAAACGCCAGCCGACCGAGCAGGAGCTGCGCGATGCGCTGTTCTGCTGGAAAGTGGCGAAATTCGTAAAATCTAACGCCATTGTTTATGCCAAAGAGAACATGACCATTGGGATAGGCGCAGGCCAGATGAGCCGCGTTTATTCAGCCAAAATCGCCGGGATTAAAGCCGGTGATGAGGGACTAGAAGTGAAAGGTTCGGCGATGGCCTCCGACGCCTTCTTCCCGTTCCGCGACGGTATTGATGCCGCCGCTGCCGTTGGCGTGAGCTGCGTCATTCAGCCAGGCGGTTCTATCCGCGACGAAGAGGTGATTGCCGCCGCCGATGAACACGGTATCGCGATGATCTTCACCGACATGCGCCACTTCCGCCATTAA
- the metA gene encoding homoserine O-acetyltransferase MetA, translated as MPIRVQDELPAVNFLRNENVFVMTTTRATTQEIRPLKVLILNLMPKKIETENQFLRLLSNSPLQLDIQLLRIDARESRNTPAEHLNNFYCNFEDVCDQNFDGLIVTGAPLGLVEFNDVAYWPQIKQVLEWAKDHVTSTLFVCWAVQAALNILYGIPKQTRSEKISGVYEHHILQPHALLTRGFDDSFLAPHSRYADFPAALIRDYTDLEILAETEEGDAYLFASKDKRIAFVTGHPEYDANTLACEFFRDVEAGIDPQIPHNYFPQNDPQNKPRATWRSHGNLLFINWLNYYVYQITPYDLRHMNPTLD; from the coding sequence ATGCCAATTCGGGTGCAGGACGAGCTACCGGCCGTCAATTTCTTGCGTAATGAAAACGTCTTTGTAATGACGACGACTCGCGCGACGACTCAGGAAATCCGCCCGCTGAAGGTGCTTATTCTTAATCTGATGCCGAAGAAGATCGAGACGGAGAATCAGTTTCTGCGTCTGCTTTCCAATTCGCCATTACAGCTTGATATCCAGCTGCTGCGCATCGATGCGCGTGAATCGCGCAATACCCCAGCCGAACATCTGAACAATTTCTACTGCAACTTTGAAGATGTTTGCGATCAGAACTTTGATGGCCTGATTGTTACCGGTGCACCTTTAGGATTGGTTGAGTTTAATGATGTTGCCTACTGGCCGCAGATTAAACAGGTACTGGAATGGGCTAAAGATCATGTCACCTCAACGCTGTTTGTCTGTTGGGCGGTACAGGCCGCCCTCAATATCCTCTACGGTATTCCTAAACAGACCCGCTCAGAAAAGATTTCAGGTGTATATGAACACCATATCCTGCAACCCCATGCTTTGTTAACCCGCGGCTTTGACGATAGCTTTCTTGCACCGCATTCGCGCTATGCTGATTTCCCGGCAGCACTGATTCGCGACTACACCGATCTGGAGATTCTGGCGGAGACGGAAGAGGGTGATGCCTACCTGTTCGCCAGCAAAGATAAGCGTATCGCCTTCGTGACCGGCCATCCGGAATATGATGCCAATACTCTGGCCTGCGAGTTTTTCCGCGATGTGGAAGCGGGAATCGATCCGCAGATTCCGCATAACTATTTTCCGCAAAACGATCCGCAGAACAAACCGCGAGCCACCTGGCGCAGCCATGGTAATCTGCTGTTTATCAACTGGCTGAATTATTACGTCTATCAGATAACGCCATACGATCTACGTCATATGAATCCAACGCTGGATTAA
- the aceB gene encoding malate synthase A has protein sequence MTQQATITDELAFSQPYGEQEKQILTPEAVEFLTELVSRFTPERNKLLAARIQQQQEIDDGKLPDFIAETASIRNGDWKIRGIPQDLQDRRVEITGPVERKMVINALNANVKVFMADFEDSLAPEWSKVIDGQINLRDAVNGTISYTNEAGKIYQLKPNPALLICRVRGLHLPEKHVTWRREAIPGSLFDFALYFFHNYKALLEKGSGPYFYLPKTQAWQEAAWWSDVFSFTEDRFELPRGTIKATLLIETLPAVFQMDEILHALRDHIVGLNCGRWDYIFSYIKTLKNHPDRVLPDRQVVTMDKPFLSAYSRLLIKTCHKRGAFAMGGMAAFIPSKDAERNNQVLNKVKADKSLEANNGHDGTWIAHPGLADTAMAVFNEVLGEKKNQLFVTRDNDAPITAEQLLAPCEGERTEEGMRANIRVAVQYIEAWISGNGCVPIYGLMEDAATAEISRTSIWQWIHHEKTLSNGTPVTKALFRQWLAEEMQVIQDELGEHRFSSGRFDEAARLMEQITTSDELIDFLTLPGYRLLA, from the coding sequence ATGACGCAGCAGGCGACAATTACTGACGAACTGGCTTTTAGTCAGCCATATGGCGAGCAGGAGAAGCAAATTTTAACGCCTGAGGCAGTAGAATTTCTTACCGAACTGGTGAGCCGCTTCACGCCTGAGCGCAACAAACTACTGGCGGCACGCATCCAGCAGCAGCAGGAAATTGATGACGGAAAGCTTCCTGATTTTATTGCGGAAACAGCTTCCATTCGTAATGGTGACTGGAAGATCCGCGGTATCCCGCAGGATTTACAGGATCGCCGGGTAGAAATTACCGGCCCGGTTGAGCGCAAGATGGTTATTAATGCGCTGAATGCGAACGTGAAAGTCTTTATGGCGGATTTCGAAGACTCGCTGGCTCCTGAATGGAGCAAAGTCATCGATGGGCAGATCAACCTGCGCGATGCGGTGAACGGCACCATTAGCTACACCAATGAGGCAGGCAAGATTTATCAGCTCAAGCCGAACCCGGCATTATTGATCTGCCGAGTGCGCGGTCTGCATTTGCCGGAAAAACACGTAACGTGGCGCAGAGAAGCCATCCCTGGCAGCCTGTTCGACTTTGCTCTCTATTTTTTCCACAACTACAAAGCGCTGCTGGAAAAAGGTAGCGGACCCTATTTCTATCTGCCAAAGACCCAGGCCTGGCAGGAAGCGGCGTGGTGGAGCGATGTCTTTAGCTTTACGGAAGATCGTTTTGAGCTGCCGCGCGGCACCATCAAAGCCACGTTGCTGATTGAAACGCTGCCCGCCGTATTCCAAATGGACGAAATCCTGCACGCCCTGCGCGACCATATTGTTGGCCTGAACTGCGGACGCTGGGACTACATCTTCAGCTATATCAAAACGCTGAAGAATCACCCGGACCGGGTTCTGCCGGACCGTCAGGTGGTGACGATGGACAAGCCTTTCCTGAGTGCCTATTCGCGGCTGCTGATTAAGACCTGCCACAAGCGCGGTGCGTTTGCGATGGGCGGCATGGCGGCATTTATCCCCAGCAAAGATGCTGAGCGAAACAATCAGGTTTTGAACAAGGTAAAAGCGGACAAATCGCTGGAAGCCAATAATGGTCATGATGGCACCTGGATCGCGCATCCGGGGCTGGCGGATACCGCGATGGCGGTCTTCAACGAAGTGCTGGGCGAGAAGAAAAACCAGCTATTTGTGACTCGTGATAACGATGCGCCGATTACCGCCGAGCAGCTGCTGGCTCCCTGCGAAGGCGAACGAACCGAAGAGGGTATGCGCGCCAATATTCGCGTGGCGGTACAGTACATCGAGGCCTGGATCTCTGGTAATGGCTGCGTGCCGATTTACGGCCTGATGGAAGATGCGGCAACGGCCGAGATCTCCCGCACTTCCATCTGGCAATGGATCCATCATGAGAAAACCCTTAGTAACGGCACTCCGGTAACTAAAGCGCTGTTCCGCCAGTGGCTGGCCGAAGAGATGCAGGTGATTCAGGATGAACTAGGCGAGCACCGTTTCAGCAGCGGACGTTTTGATGAAGCCGCTCGTCTGATGGAACAGATCACCACTTCTGATGAACTTATCGATTTCTTAACTCTGCCGGGTTACCGCCTGCTGGCCTAA
- the aceA gene encoding isocitrate lyase, which translates to MKTRTQQIEELNKEWTQPRWEGIERPYSAEDVVKLRGSVNPECTLAQLGAAKMWRLLHGEAKKGYVNSLGALTGGQALQQAKAGIEAIYLSGWQVAADANLASSMYPDQSLYPANSVPAVVDRINNTFRRADQIQWSAGIEPNDPRYTDYFLPIVADAEAGFGGVLNAFELMKSMIEAGAAAVHFEDQLASVKKCGHMGGKVLVPTQEAIQKLVAARLAADVMGVPTLVIARTDADAADLITSDCDPYDRQFITGERTSEGFFRTHAGIEQAISRGLAYAPYADLVWCETSTPDLELAQRFADAIHAKYPGKLLAYNCSPSFNWQKKLDDKTIASFQQRLSDMGYKYQFITLAGIHSMWFNMFDLAHAYAQGEGMKHYVEKVQQPEFAAAKDGYTFVSHQQEVGTGYFDKVTTIIQGGASSVTALTGSTEEAQF; encoded by the coding sequence ATGAAAACTCGTACCCAACAAATCGAAGAATTAAACAAAGAGTGGACTCAACCGCGCTGGGAAGGCATTGAACGCCCATACAGCGCCGAAGATGTGGTGAAACTACGCGGCTCGGTTAACCCGGAATGTACCCTGGCGCAGCTTGGTGCGGCAAAGATGTGGCGACTGCTGCACGGTGAAGCGAAAAAAGGTTACGTCAACAGCCTGGGGGCGCTGACCGGTGGGCAGGCTCTGCAGCAGGCGAAGGCGGGCATTGAAGCGATTTACCTTTCAGGCTGGCAGGTGGCGGCTGATGCCAACCTGGCCTCCAGCATGTATCCGGATCAATCGCTCTATCCGGCTAACTCGGTACCGGCGGTTGTCGATCGGATCAACAATACCTTCCGCCGCGCGGATCAGATCCAGTGGTCTGCGGGCATTGAACCGAACGATCCGCGCTATACCGATTACTTCCTGCCGATCGTCGCCGACGCTGAGGCGGGGTTTGGCGGCGTTCTTAATGCGTTTGAGCTAATGAAATCGATGATTGAGGCTGGTGCAGCGGCCGTACACTTCGAAGATCAGCTGGCATCGGTGAAAAAGTGCGGCCATATGGGCGGCAAAGTGTTGGTACCCACGCAGGAGGCGATTCAGAAGCTGGTTGCCGCGCGTCTGGCAGCAGACGTTATGGGCGTGCCAACGCTGGTTATCGCCCGCACTGATGCTGATGCGGCGGATTTAATTACTTCCGATTGCGACCCGTACGATCGCCAGTTCATCACCGGGGAGCGTACCAGCGAAGGTTTTTTCCGTACCCATGCCGGTATCGAACAGGCGATCAGCCGCGGGCTGGCCTACGCGCCGTATGCCGACCTGGTGTGGTGTGAAACCTCCACCCCGGACCTGGAGCTGGCGCAGCGCTTTGCCGACGCGATTCACGCGAAATATCCGGGCAAATTGCTGGCTTACAACTGCTCGCCGTCGTTTAACTGGCAGAAAAAGCTGGATGATAAAACCATCGCCAGCTTCCAGCAGCGGCTGTCGGATATGGGCTACAAGTATCAGTTCATCACCCTGGCCGGTATCCACAGTATGTGGTTCAACATGTTCGACCTGGCGCACGCCTACGCCCAGGGAGAAGGTATGAAGCACTATGTTGAGAAGGTCCAGCAGCCGGAGTTCGCGGCGGCGAAAGATGGCTACACCTTTGTTTCTCATCAGCAGGAGGTCGGCACCGGCTACTTCGACAAGGTCACCACCATTATCCAGGGCGGAGCCTCGTCAGTAACGGCGTTAACCGGTTCAACAGAAGAAGCTCAGTTCTGA
- a CDS encoding acetyltransferase produces MVISIRRSRHDEGKKLIEIWCRSVDATHDFLSKEYRAELEKLVSSFLPEAPLWVAVTEKDEPVAFMLLTGEHMDALFVDPAVRGCGVGKLLIKHALTLAPRLTTNVNEQNEQAVGFYKRMGFKVTGRSETDDLGKPYPLLNLVHE; encoded by the coding sequence ATGGTTATTAGTATCCGTCGTTCACGGCATGATGAAGGGAAAAAGCTGATTGAGATTTGGTGCCGATCGGTCGATGCAACGCACGATTTCCTGTCGAAAGAGTACAGAGCGGAGCTTGAAAAGCTGGTGAGCTCGTTTTTACCCGAAGCGCCGCTCTGGGTGGCAGTAACGGAGAAAGATGAGCCTGTCGCCTTTATGCTTCTAACGGGGGAACATATGGATGCGTTATTTGTTGATCCTGCCGTTCGCGGCTGTGGCGTGGGTAAGCTGTTGATTAAACACGCCTTGACGTTAGCGCCCAGACTGACGACCAACGTTAACGAGCAGAATGAACAGGCGGTCGGGTTTTATAAGAGAATGGGTTTTAAAGTGACAGGACGTTCTGAGACGGACGATCTGGGAAAACCGTATCCGTTATTGAATTTGGTACATGAGTAA
- the purD gene encoding phosphoribosylamine--glycine ligase, whose product MKVLVIGNGGREHALAWKAAQSPKVDTVFVAPGNAGTALEPALQNVAIGVTDIPALLAFAQNEKIDLTIVGPEAPLVIGVVDAFRAAGLKIFGPTEGAAQLEGSKAFTKDFLARHNIPTAEYQNFTEVEPALAYLREKGAPIVIKADGLAAGKGVIVAMTLEEAEAAVHDMLAGNAFGDAGHRIVIEEFLDGEEASFIVMVDGEHVLPMATSQDHKRVGNGDTGPNTGGMGAYSPAPVVTDEVHQRTMERIIWPTVKGMAAEGNTYTGFLYAGLMIDKQGNPKVIEFNCRFGDPETQPIMLRMKSDLVDLCLAACDGKLDEKTSEWDERASLGVVIAAGGYPGSYKTGDEIHGLPLEESADGKVFHAGTKLADDDRVLTSGGRVLCATALGRTVAEAQNRAYALMSDIRWDGSFSRNDIGWRAIEREQNS is encoded by the coding sequence ATGAAAGTATTAGTTATTGGCAACGGCGGCCGCGAGCACGCCCTGGCCTGGAAAGCGGCGCAGTCGCCAAAAGTCGATACCGTTTTTGTCGCCCCGGGTAACGCGGGCACCGCGCTGGAACCGGCGCTGCAAAATGTGGCTATTGGCGTCACCGATATCCCTGCTCTGCTGGCTTTTGCTCAGAATGAGAAGATTGATCTGACTATCGTTGGCCCGGAAGCGCCGCTGGTGATTGGCGTGGTGGATGCATTCCGCGCCGCCGGGCTGAAAATCTTCGGTCCAACCGAAGGCGCCGCGCAGCTGGAAGGTTCCAAAGCCTTTACTAAAGATTTTCTTGCCCGCCATAACATTCCGACGGCGGAATACCAGAACTTCACCGAAGTCGAGCCCGCGCTGGCGTACCTGCGTGAGAAAGGCGCGCCCATCGTTATCAAGGCCGACGGCCTGGCCGCCGGCAAGGGCGTGATTGTCGCCATGACGCTGGAAGAAGCGGAAGCCGCCGTTCACGACATGCTGGCAGGTAACGCCTTTGGCGACGCCGGACACCGCATCGTCATTGAAGAGTTTCTCGACGGCGAAGAAGCAAGCTTTATCGTGATGGTCGACGGCGAGCACGTGCTGCCGATGGCCACCAGCCAGGATCACAAACGCGTGGGTAACGGCGATACCGGGCCTAACACTGGCGGTATGGGCGCTTACTCACCGGCACCGGTGGTAACCGATGAAGTTCATCAGCGCACCATGGAACGCATTATCTGGCCAACCGTAAAAGGTATGGCAGCGGAAGGAAACACCTACACCGGTTTCCTCTATGCGGGCCTGATGATCGACAAACAGGGCAATCCGAAGGTTATTGAGTTCAACTGTCGCTTTGGCGATCCGGAAACCCAGCCGATCATGCTGCGCATGAAATCGGATCTGGTGGATCTGTGCCTCGCCGCCTGCGACGGTAAGCTGGACGAGAAAACTTCCGAATGGGACGAGCGCGCCTCGCTGGGCGTCGTGATCGCCGCCGGTGGCTATCCGGGCAGCTACAAGACCGGCGATGAGATCCACGGCCTGCCGCTGGAAGAATCGGCTGACGGTAAGGTCTTCCACGCCGGAACCAAACTTGCTGACGACGATCGCGTCTTGACCAGCGGCGGTCGGGTGCTGTGCGCTACCGCGCTGGGCCGCACCGTCGCTGAAGCGCAAAATCGCGCTTACGCCCTGATGAGCGATATCCGCTGGGACGGCAGCTTTAGTCGTAACGACATCGGCTGGCGCGCGATTGAGCGTGAGCAAAACAGCTAA
- the zraR gene encoding sigma-54-dependent response regulator transcription factor ZraR, with translation MSGEQVDILVVDDDISHCTILQALLRGWGYRVVLAHNGVQALEQVREKVFDLVLCDIRMAEMDGIETLKEIKTLNPSIPVLIMTAYSSVDTAVEALKSGALDYLIKPLDFDKLQQTLSGALAHTRLNEPLTAGSPANQFGMVGDSPAMRALLNNIALVAPSDATVLIHGESGTGKELVARALHASSARSRRPLVTLNCAALNESLLESELFGHEKGAFTGADKRREGRFVEADGGTLFLDEIGDISPLMQVRLLRAIQEREVQRVGSNQTLSVDVRLIAATHRDLAEEVSAGRFRQDLYYRLNVVTIDMPPLRQRRKDIPQLARYFLQRYAERNRKAVQGFTPQAMDLLIHYAWPGNIRELENAVERAVVLLTGEYISERELPLAIAGTPVADVPHGDDVIQPLVEVEKEAILAALEKTGGNKTEAARQLGITRKTLLAKLSR, from the coding sequence ATGAGTGGCGAGCAGGTCGATATTCTGGTGGTGGACGATGACATCAGCCACTGCACTATCTTACAGGCGTTATTACGGGGCTGGGGATACCGGGTTGTGCTGGCTCATAACGGTGTACAGGCGCTGGAGCAGGTGCGTGAGAAGGTGTTCGATCTGGTGCTTTGCGATATCCGCATGGCGGAGATGGACGGCATCGAAACGCTGAAAGAGATCAAGACTTTGAATCCGTCGATTCCCGTTCTGATCATGACCGCGTACTCCAGCGTCGATACCGCGGTGGAGGCGCTGAAGTCCGGCGCGCTCGACTACCTGATTAAGCCGCTGGACTTTGACAAGCTGCAGCAGACGCTGTCCGGGGCGTTAGCGCATACGCGTTTGAACGAGCCCCTCACCGCAGGTTCTCCTGCAAACCAGTTTGGCATGGTAGGCGATAGCCCGGCGATGCGGGCGTTGCTGAACAATATCGCCCTGGTTGCCCCTTCTGATGCGACGGTATTAATTCACGGCGAGTCGGGAACCGGTAAAGAGCTGGTCGCGCGAGCGCTGCACGCCAGCAGCGCTCGCAGCCGTAGACCGCTGGTGACCCTCAACTGTGCGGCGCTTAATGAATCACTGCTGGAGTCGGAGCTGTTTGGTCACGAGAAAGGTGCCTTTACCGGGGCGGACAAACGGCGAGAAGGGCGCTTTGTTGAAGCGGACGGCGGCACGCTCTTCCTGGACGAGATTGGCGATATTTCGCCCCTGATGCAGGTGCGCCTGCTGCGAGCCATTCAGGAACGCGAAGTGCAGCGCGTTGGCAGCAATCAGACTCTGTCGGTGGATGTGCGGCTAATTGCCGCTACCCACCGGGATCTAGCCGAAGAAGTCAGCGCCGGGCGTTTTCGCCAGGATCTATACTACCGCCTGAACGTCGTGACTATTGATATGCCGCCGCTACGCCAACGGCGGAAAGATATTCCTCAACTGGCGCGCTATTTCCTGCAACGTTACGCTGAGCGAAACCGCAAAGCGGTACAGGGATTTACTCCGCAGGCGATGGACTTACTGATTCACTATGCATGGCCGGGAAACATTCGCGAGCTGGAGAATGCGGTGGAGCGGGCGGTGGTCTTGCTGACCGGAGAGTATATTTCTGAACGCGAGCTGCCGCTGGCGATTGCCGGTACGCCGGTTGCGGACGTGCCGCACGGCGATGATGTTATTCAGCCGCTGGTGGAGGTAGAGAAAGAAGCGATCCTCGCGGCGCTCGAAAAAACGGGCGGCAACAAAACTGAAGCCGCCCGTCAGCTGGGCATTACGCGCAAAACGCTGCTGGCAAAACTCAGCCGTTAG
- the zraS gene encoding two-component system sensor histidine kinase ZraS: MKVMRLSKDSVAVGLSWLLTGLILLLVCLFSALIVRDYGRENEAARQTIQEKGSVLIRALESGARVGMGMRMHHTQLQALLEEMAWQPGVLWFAVTDEHGKIIAHSDPRRVGEELYSASAMREYNIGPEERWRRLEQPEPALEVYRQFRPLNGGGHHMRMMMRRESAELRTQVPQFIFIAFDTRELDANHARSLRNTVIMLCAAGVVMAATVLAQFWFRRYQRSRKLLQEATARKEKLAALGHLAAGVAHEIRNPLSSIKGLAKYFAERTPPDGEAHQLAQVMAKEADRLNRVVSELLELVRPAHLKYQSIDLNEVITHSLQLVSQDAASRAITLQFTAQPALSRIQADPDRLKQVLLNLYLNAIHAIGRDGVITVSVSECGDGRVKASVADSGKGMTAEQLQAIFTPYFTTKADGTGLGLAVVQNIVEQHGGTIYAESSPGKGALFTLYLPVNGQQKDEQG; this comes from the coding sequence ATGAAGGTGATGCGGTTGTCTAAGGATTCCGTCGCCGTTGGGCTGAGCTGGTTGTTAACCGGCCTTATCTTGCTGCTGGTATGCCTGTTTTCCGCGTTAATCGTGCGCGACTATGGCCGTGAAAATGAAGCCGCACGCCAGACTATCCAGGAAAAGGGCAGCGTGCTGATTCGCGCTCTTGAGTCCGGAGCGCGCGTGGGGATGGGAATGCGTATGCATCATACCCAGCTGCAGGCATTGCTGGAGGAAATGGCCTGGCAGCCCGGCGTGCTGTGGTTCGCGGTGACGGATGAGCACGGTAAAATTATCGCCCATAGCGACCCGCGGCGAGTGGGGGAAGAGCTCTATTCTGCCAGCGCGATGCGTGAATATAATATCGGTCCCGAGGAGCGCTGGCGACGCCTTGAACAGCCAGAGCCAGCGTTAGAGGTCTATCGCCAGTTTCGCCCGCTCAACGGCGGTGGACATCATATGCGCATGATGATGCGCCGCGAATCAGCCGAACTGCGTACTCAGGTTCCCCAGTTCATTTTTATTGCTTTTGATACGCGTGAGCTGGATGCCAACCATGCCCGCAGCCTGCGTAATACGGTCATTATGCTCTGTGCTGCGGGCGTAGTGATGGCGGCAACGGTGCTGGCGCAGTTCTGGTTTCGCCGCTACCAGCGGTCGCGCAAGCTGCTGCAGGAGGCGACGGCGCGTAAAGAAAAACTGGCGGCGCTCGGTCATCTGGCCGCAGGCGTCGCCCATGAAATTCGCAACCCGCTCTCCTCCATTAAAGGGCTAGCGAAGTATTTCGCTGAACGCACCCCGCCCGATGGAGAAGCGCATCAGCTTGCTCAGGTGATGGCGAAAGAAGCCGATCGTCTGAACAGAGTCGTGAGCGAACTGCTGGAACTGGTGCGTCCGGCGCATTTAAAATATCAATCCATTGATCTGAATGAAGTGATTACCCATTCGCTTCAGCTGGTTAGCCAGGATGCTGCCAGCCGGGCAATAACCCTCCAGTTTACCGCCCAGCCCGCGCTAAGCCGCATTCAGGCCGATCCTGATCGTTTGAAACAGGTGCTGCTGAATCTTTATCTCAATGCCATCCACGCCATTGGCCGCGATGGCGTAATTACGGTGTCGGTGAGTGAATGTGGCGACGGGCGAGTGAAGGCAAGCGTTGCGGATAGCGGCAAGGGGATGACCGCGGAGCAGCTACAGGCCATCTTCACCCCGTACTTCACGACCAAGGCCGACGGTACCGGGCTGGGTCTGGCAGTGGTGCAGAACATTGTTGAGCAGCACGGCGGGACCATCTACGCTGAGAGCAGCCCCGGCAAGGGCGCGCTATTTACGCTCTATTTGCCGGTTAATGGGCAACAGAAGGATGAACAAGGATGA